One genomic window of Paenibacillus xylanilyticus includes the following:
- a CDS encoding DUF294 nucleotidyltransferase-like domain-containing protein, translating into MEPIPFINHSWSYQGIDGAASTEELRQARVVLQNELQELLSASLSPIEWYQTVNELHDRIYRKAVELCIQGMVEEGFGRPPVPYAFIVFGSSGREEATLWSDQDNGMIISDNPHEGKEEYFAELGRRMADMLEELGYAKCEGKVMCSEPLWRKTLESWKEQLRMWRSDLAWEPVRNLIIASDMRFVAGEKGLADEWIAAFYDGFRAVPELSDAVLRNTVKHKATLNILGQVVTERFGEHAGGFDVKYGLYIPLVNSARFLALQHGIKETSTLKRIQRLVSLEAVPLTLLDAAGRAFMIALKFRRSTPVVIRGGLQQSSGFLDEKQMKQKQMHYELRDTLGQVRRVHRALQRQLRFAERRRP; encoded by the coding sequence ATGGAACCTATCCCGTTTATAAACCATTCTTGGTCCTATCAAGGGATCGATGGTGCTGCTTCAACCGAGGAGCTGCGCCAGGCACGTGTAGTACTGCAGAATGAGCTCCAGGAATTGTTGTCCGCTTCCTTGTCGCCAATCGAGTGGTACCAAACGGTAAATGAACTGCATGACCGAATATACCGGAAAGCAGTAGAGTTATGCATCCAGGGGATGGTAGAGGAAGGCTTCGGCCGGCCTCCCGTCCCCTATGCCTTTATCGTTTTTGGCAGTTCGGGCAGGGAAGAAGCTACATTATGGAGTGATCAGGACAATGGCATGATCATCAGCGATAACCCGCATGAGGGAAAAGAGGAATATTTTGCCGAACTCGGGCGACGAATGGCTGATATGCTTGAAGAGCTAGGCTATGCCAAATGTGAAGGAAAAGTGATGTGTTCAGAGCCGTTATGGCGCAAAACACTGGAATCTTGGAAGGAACAGCTTCGGATGTGGAGGTCGGATCTGGCGTGGGAACCTGTGCGCAATTTGATCATTGCTTCGGATATGCGTTTTGTGGCAGGGGAGAAAGGACTGGCAGATGAATGGATTGCTGCCTTCTATGATGGATTCAGAGCCGTTCCCGAGCTGTCTGATGCTGTCCTTCGCAATACGGTTAAACACAAGGCAACCCTGAATATTCTCGGTCAGGTGGTCACAGAAAGGTTTGGAGAACATGCTGGCGGATTCGACGTCAAGTATGGACTATATATTCCACTGGTAAACAGTGCGCGTTTCCTGGCACTCCAGCATGGGATTAAGGAAACATCTACGCTCAAGCGCATACAGAGATTGGTGTCCCTTGAAGCGGTTCCCCTTACACTGCTTGATGCGGCAGGGCGAGCTTTTATGATAGCACTGAAGTTTAGACGCAGTACACCAGTCGTCATTAGAGGTGGGCTGCAGCAGAGCAGTGGTTTTCTGGATGAGAAACAAATGAAGCAAAAACAGATGCATTATGAATTGCGGGATACATTAGGACAGGTGCGACGTGTGCATCGCGCACTGCAAAGACAACTTCGTTTTGCAGAAAGGAGACGTCCATGA
- a CDS encoding exonuclease domain-containing protein, producing MREPARGNTGFWNSLRQGGVPSAIASIMGAPTAQHMAFIRSMMREQRRPEVLHTPLNELDAVVFDLETTGFSPQHGDEILSFGAVRISGGVVLEGEQFYTLVQSKAAIPEHITELTGITQQMCVDAPTLLEGLHDFMSFVGGSVLVAHASAHDRAFLNAALWRTSKVRLSHRLIDTMMLARWLEPGRPGYGLDELLESRGIPIYGRHHALEDAKMTAQLWSCYLEDMTHKNVETLGDLYTHLSHA from the coding sequence ATGAGAGAGCCGGCAAGGGGCAATACTGGATTTTGGAATTCGCTGCGTCAGGGAGGGGTTCCTTCTGCCATCGCTTCCATAATGGGGGCCCCAACGGCGCAACACATGGCGTTCATTCGCTCAATGATGAGGGAGCAGCGCAGACCGGAAGTTCTGCATACGCCGCTGAATGAATTGGATGCGGTTGTATTCGATCTGGAGACGACAGGCTTTTCGCCGCAGCATGGAGACGAGATTCTCTCATTTGGCGCTGTGCGCATCAGTGGTGGTGTAGTACTGGAAGGAGAACAGTTCTATACACTCGTTCAATCCAAAGCTGCAATACCAGAACACATTACCGAACTTACAGGCATCACACAGCAGATGTGCGTCGATGCACCTACTTTGCTGGAGGGCCTGCATGATTTTATGTCTTTTGTTGGCGGCAGTGTACTGGTTGCACATGCAAGTGCGCATGATCGGGCATTTCTGAATGCTGCTCTGTGGCGTACCTCCAAAGTGAGGCTGAGCCATCGGCTGATCGACACCATGATGCTGGCTCGCTGGCTGGAGCCGGGAAGACCGGGCTATGGTCTCGATGAACTGCTGGAATCAAGGGGCATACCGATATACGGACGTCATCATGCATTGGAAGATGCCAAGATGACCGCGCAGCTATGGTCCTGTTATTTGGAGGATATGACTCATAAAAATGTAGAAACACTGGGTGACTTGTATACCCATTTAAGTCATGCGTAG
- a CDS encoding Mov34/MPN/PAD-1 family protein — MAALHGQQNTIFIPSSVEEEMSKHMYNSLPQEACGVVLGEAAAGGIRISRFQPIRNVAPNPLHHFSLDEAEWIRCLFNEPKLVGIFHSHPKTSPIPSHQDLMSLPAYAELIKVYLIGTPALTSKSEPCMHLNGYEILYNVKDPNKSNGQKCYELQPAQLRMT, encoded by the coding sequence ATGGCAGCACTTCACGGACAGCAAAACACGATCTTCATTCCTTCTTCCGTAGAGGAAGAAATGTCGAAACACATGTACAATTCGCTGCCACAGGAAGCCTGCGGGGTTGTGCTGGGTGAAGCTGCAGCGGGCGGCATACGAATCAGTCGGTTTCAGCCAATTCGCAACGTTGCGCCTAACCCGCTGCATCACTTCAGCCTGGATGAGGCGGAATGGATTCGTTGCTTATTCAACGAGCCAAAGCTCGTTGGTATCTTCCACTCACATCCGAAGACCAGTCCCATACCGTCCCATCAGGACCTCATGTCACTTCCAGCTTACGCCGAATTGATCAAGGTGTATCTGATCGGCACACCCGCTCTGACAAGCAAGTCTGAACCTTGTATGCATCTGAATGGTTATGAGATCCTGTACAACGTGAAAGACCCAAATAAGTCAAATGGGCAAAAGTGCTATGAACTTCAGCCAGCACAACTACGCATGACTTAA
- a CDS encoding TlpA family protein disulfide reductase, with amino-acid sequence MKRNIYILLGVVLLIGVALAQNADSGIAAVFKQEEPLPTETGPRAGLLAPGFSLKGMDGKTYSAGGAKEKAVFVSFWASWCEPCKEEAPALNTLAAKYKDEMDMYGVNVTPYDKLKDAKAFVEEYKLTFPILLDEDGEAYAKYNGVAFPTNVLIDKNGVIQEVILGILPEKELERKIKKVIN; translated from the coding sequence ATGAAACGAAACATATACATACTGCTTGGTGTTGTATTGCTCATTGGGGTTGCACTGGCTCAAAATGCGGATAGCGGGATCGCTGCCGTGTTCAAGCAAGAAGAGCCGCTCCCAACCGAAACAGGACCGAGAGCGGGATTACTGGCCCCAGGGTTCTCTCTTAAAGGCATGGATGGAAAAACATATTCCGCAGGAGGAGCGAAGGAAAAGGCTGTATTTGTCAGCTTCTGGGCTTCCTGGTGTGAACCCTGCAAGGAGGAAGCGCCAGCGCTTAATACCTTGGCTGCTAAATATAAAGATGAAATGGATATGTATGGAGTCAATGTAACCCCTTACGATAAGCTGAAAGATGCTAAAGCTTTTGTGGAGGAATACAAACTGACGTTCCCTATTTTGCTCGATGAGGACGGGGAAGCCTATGCCAAGTATAATGGTGTCGCTTTTCCTACAAATGTGCTGATTGACAAGAATGGGGTGATCCAGGAAGTCATACTCGGCATTTTGCCCGAGAAGGAATTGGAGCGTAAAATCAAGAAAGTCATCAACTAG
- the cimA gene encoding citramalate synthase yields MSKAISIFDTTLRDGTQGEGVSLSADDKLKIAKKLDDLGAHYIEGGIPGSNTKDIEFFKRVKELHLNAKVVAFGSTRRKGSIASEDANLKRMIESGAQAATLVGKSWDFHVHTALQTTLEENLSMIYDSIAYLKQNGMEVIFDAEHFFDGFKHNPEYAQAVLTKAHEAGADWLVMCDTNGGTMPHEVYEIVSRLSGSLPHAHLGIHTHNDCELAVANTLSAVQAGARQVQGTMNGYGERCGNANLASIIPNLQLKLGYECVSEDSMKQLTNVARYVSEIANVNMPINQPYVGNAAFAHKGGIHVSAILRDSRTYEHIVPELVGNKQRVLVSELAGQSNIVSKAQELGLEFDPSSANSRQIIEKIKDLEHQGYQFEGADASLELLIREANGDMKELFTFESFKMLVEKAADKSVVSEAFVKLNVAGTSVYTAAEGNGPVNALDNALRKALVQYFPSLANMHLSDYKVRVLDEKDATAAKVRVLIESKNTENTWNTVGVSENVIEASWEALVHSFRYALLQEKLQDEPNVVHTAMHGLSNH; encoded by the coding sequence ATGTCAAAGGCCATTTCCATCTTCGATACGACTTTACGTGACGGCACACAAGGGGAGGGTGTCAGTTTATCGGCAGATGACAAGCTCAAAATTGCCAAGAAACTCGACGACCTAGGTGCTCATTATATTGAAGGCGGAATTCCCGGCAGCAACACCAAGGACATTGAGTTTTTCAAAAGAGTAAAAGAATTACATCTCAATGCCAAGGTCGTTGCTTTTGGCAGTACACGTCGCAAAGGAAGCATCGCCAGCGAAGACGCCAATTTGAAACGGATGATCGAATCCGGTGCACAAGCAGCAACATTGGTCGGTAAATCGTGGGATTTCCACGTCCATACCGCCTTGCAAACCACTTTGGAAGAGAATCTATCCATGATCTATGATTCCATTGCTTATTTGAAGCAAAATGGAATGGAAGTTATTTTCGATGCCGAGCACTTCTTCGATGGATTCAAACATAACCCGGAGTATGCTCAAGCTGTGTTAACAAAAGCTCATGAAGCCGGTGCAGACTGGCTCGTGATGTGTGATACCAACGGCGGAACCATGCCGCATGAAGTATACGAGATTGTATCCAGACTCTCTGGAAGTCTCCCTCATGCTCATCTCGGAATTCATACACATAATGACTGTGAACTGGCTGTCGCTAATACGCTTAGTGCTGTACAAGCCGGTGCCAGACAGGTTCAAGGTACGATGAACGGTTATGGAGAACGTTGCGGCAATGCCAATCTGGCTTCCATTATTCCGAACCTACAGCTCAAGCTTGGATATGAATGCGTGTCCGAAGATTCGATGAAACAGCTTACTAACGTAGCCCGCTATGTTAGCGAGATTGCCAATGTGAACATGCCGATCAATCAGCCTTATGTCGGTAATGCAGCCTTCGCTCATAAGGGCGGTATTCACGTCTCTGCTATCCTGCGTGATTCCCGTACTTACGAACATATCGTACCTGAACTTGTCGGGAACAAACAGCGTGTACTCGTTTCAGAGCTGGCTGGACAGAGCAACATCGTCTCCAAGGCACAGGAACTCGGACTGGAGTTCGATCCAAGCAGCGCCAATTCACGTCAGATCATTGAAAAAATCAAAGATTTGGAGCATCAAGGTTATCAGTTTGAAGGTGCGGATGCTTCCCTCGAGCTGCTCATTCGCGAAGCAAACGGAGATATGAAGGAACTGTTCACATTTGAATCCTTCAAAATGCTCGTGGAAAAAGCAGCCGACAAATCCGTTGTTTCCGAAGCATTTGTTAAGCTCAATGTTGCTGGAACAAGCGTTTATACTGCTGCAGAGGGTAATGGTCCGGTGAATGCTCTCGATAACGCTCTTCGGAAAGCACTTGTCCAGTATTTCCCTTCGCTTGCTAACATGCATCTCTCTGACTATAAAGTTCGTGTACTTGATGAGAAGGATGCCACGGCAGCCAAAGTACGTGTATTAATCGAATCCAAAAATACAGAGAATACATGGAATACGGTTGGCGTTTCCGAAAACGTCATTGAAGCCAGCTGGGAAGCCCTTGTTCACAGTTTCCGTTATGCCCTGCTTCAGGAAAAGTTACAGGACGAGCCGAATGTTGTCCACACAGCCATGCATGGATTAAGTAACCATTAA
- a CDS encoding DNA polymerase IV has translation MSGDGTRHTNVDRYYPAAGRVILHVDMNAFYCSVHEAEEPELYRGKATAVAGSSEVRKGVIVTCSYTARRKGISTGMVVHQAMKKCPELIVIRPDFHLYRQYSRAFMKIAYSYTPLLEATSIDECYLDITGSKQFGTPMEIAESIQQRIREELGLPCSIGIAPNKLLAKMASDLKKPNGISILRMRDVPQILWHRPCNELFGIGKKTAEKLKKLGIETIGQLAKSDERMLTDVFGINGTWLKNSANGINHSIVQPEREANKSIGHTTTLPADITEMDDVHRVLLNISDQVARRLRKHEMLSQGIQITIRTPDMKTITRSRMMEVPTEDATIIYREACALFAKHWNGGKPVRMLGVTLQNLIPREESVVQLDLFEYEQKPKKENLIRIMDQLRDKFGENAVVTAGMLGDDPSVLLRNHKVRGTSLQKDNLQSLD, from the coding sequence ATGTCTGGGGATGGAACCCGTCACACGAATGTGGATCGATATTACCCTGCCGCCGGAAGGGTAATTTTGCATGTCGACATGAACGCATTTTATTGCTCGGTGCATGAAGCCGAAGAGCCGGAACTATACAGAGGTAAAGCAACAGCTGTTGCAGGCAGCAGTGAAGTAAGAAAAGGTGTTATCGTAACGTGTTCATATACGGCTCGAAGAAAAGGCATTTCAACAGGCATGGTTGTGCATCAGGCGATGAAAAAATGTCCGGAATTAATCGTAATTCGTCCTGATTTTCACCTATATCGACAATATTCAAGAGCATTTATGAAAATAGCCTACAGTTATACACCGCTGCTGGAGGCAACCTCAATAGATGAATGTTATCTGGATATCACAGGCTCTAAACAGTTCGGCACACCCATGGAAATTGCGGAGAGCATCCAGCAACGAATACGGGAAGAACTGGGACTTCCATGTTCCATCGGCATTGCACCCAACAAGCTGCTGGCAAAGATGGCTTCCGATCTGAAGAAACCTAACGGTATTTCCATCTTGCGAATGAGGGATGTACCTCAGATTCTCTGGCATAGACCCTGCAATGAGTTGTTCGGTATTGGCAAAAAGACGGCTGAAAAACTGAAAAAGCTGGGCATCGAAACCATAGGACAGCTTGCAAAATCAGATGAACGGATGCTGACGGATGTATTCGGAATTAACGGTACCTGGTTGAAGAATTCAGCCAATGGCATCAATCATTCGATTGTTCAGCCAGAGCGGGAAGCGAACAAATCCATTGGGCATACAACAACATTACCAGCGGACATTACCGAAATGGACGACGTACACCGGGTACTGCTCAACATTAGTGATCAAGTGGCCAGGCGTTTGCGCAAGCACGAGATGCTGAGTCAGGGGATTCAGATTACAATCCGAACACCAGATATGAAAACGATCACCCGTTCACGGATGATGGAAGTTCCTACGGAGGATGCAACGATAATCTACCGAGAAGCCTGTGCTTTATTTGCCAAGCACTGGAATGGTGGGAAGCCTGTACGCATGCTGGGAGTTACCCTTCAGAATTTGATTCCACGTGAGGAATCAGTTGTACAGCTGGATCTGTTTGAATACGAACAGAAGCCGAAAAAGGAGAATCTGATTCGCATTATGGACCAGCTGCGTGACAAATTTGGAGAGAATGCTGTTGTAACAGCGGGCATGCTTGGGGATGATCCATCCGTTTTGCTCCGTAATCACAAGGTGAGGGGCACGTCTCTGCAAAAAGATAACTTGCAAAGTCTTGATTAA
- a CDS encoding ferredoxin: MSKYTWVEKDTCIACGACGATAPDIYDYDDEGLAEVIFDGDANQGIKAIPDDLFDDMQDACDGCPTDSIKVADEPFNKEG; the protein is encoded by the coding sequence ATGAGTAAGTACACTTGGGTTGAAAAAGACACATGTATTGCATGTGGTGCTTGCGGAGCAACGGCGCCTGACATCTATGACTATGATGATGAAGGTTTGGCAGAAGTAATTTTTGATGGCGACGCTAACCAAGGAATCAAGGCTATCCCGGACGACCTGTTCGATGATATGCAAGATGCTTGTGATGGCTGCCCAACAGATTCCATCAAAGTAGCGGATGAACCTTTTAACAAAGAAGGCTAA
- a CDS encoding L,D-transpeptidase family protein, whose product MQNTHLRTYVKKHPDNKMAWYLLGKEYVREGQEGKANYCFQQAGEVYEAFERSKAPADIWVDYQNKLVEMGEQKEKKQRIRKMWLTLLMLLVLALVPPADAPGFNRDAAEALASALETGDDDWADGPISDDREAVSAPTTNSNVFTAARFGGNHQGETALAAAWSGAGSKVETSAVLGMQTSDDWALWKRNMPVKYIVQTNSSGRLTAQSYDADQCNCEPPEVSKDIKPLAQAWTAKQEAAASLSSAIHTYYKQNKTWPKNVSQLAQPFPNNILGETAPGMKDMFPAILAMQQQGKKEAGQEQAGQEQAGQSPAPQAGGPFADTLGGELFLQDPLEIVVDKSNHRLALISGNTIIRNYEVGLGGGRTPEGSFVITDKVVNPNGRSDGEFGTRGMQLSDTNYAIHGTNEPDSIGLDESLGCVRMSTGDVEELFALAPQGTPVRIGTNLLPETILVPEAKDRYQHTLVPKQNNPNKTYHWLN is encoded by the coding sequence ATGCAGAATACTCACCTAAGAACATATGTTAAGAAACATCCTGATAATAAAATGGCCTGGTATTTGCTCGGTAAGGAGTATGTACGTGAAGGTCAGGAAGGCAAGGCCAACTATTGTTTTCAGCAAGCGGGCGAAGTTTACGAAGCATTTGAACGGAGTAAGGCTCCTGCAGACATATGGGTGGATTATCAAAACAAGCTGGTGGAGATGGGAGAACAGAAGGAGAAGAAACAGCGCATTCGCAAAATGTGGCTGACCCTGTTGATGCTTCTTGTGTTAGCTCTGGTACCGCCTGCAGATGCTCCAGGATTCAATCGTGATGCAGCTGAAGCGTTGGCCTCGGCTTTGGAAACCGGGGATGATGACTGGGCGGATGGCCCAATCTCTGATGATCGTGAAGCTGTTTCAGCTCCTACCACCAATTCGAATGTTTTTACAGCTGCGAGATTCGGAGGGAACCATCAGGGAGAAACTGCGCTCGCTGCTGCATGGTCTGGTGCGGGATCCAAGGTGGAAACATCGGCTGTTCTGGGCATGCAGACTTCTGACGATTGGGCGTTATGGAAACGGAACATGCCGGTAAAATATATTGTGCAAACCAATAGCAGTGGCAGATTAACAGCCCAAAGTTATGATGCCGACCAGTGCAACTGCGAACCGCCGGAAGTTTCAAAAGACATCAAGCCGCTTGCACAAGCGTGGACAGCCAAACAAGAAGCAGCCGCATCGTTGTCCAGTGCAATCCATACATACTACAAGCAAAACAAAACCTGGCCCAAAAACGTAAGTCAGCTTGCGCAGCCTTTTCCAAACAATATATTGGGTGAGACGGCACCGGGGATGAAAGACATGTTTCCGGCAATACTTGCGATGCAGCAGCAAGGAAAGAAAGAGGCAGGTCAGGAACAAGCAGGTCAGGAACAAGCCGGGCAATCACCTGCTCCGCAAGCGGGTGGTCCATTTGCAGACACGCTTGGAGGGGAACTCTTTTTACAGGATCCATTGGAGATCGTAGTCGATAAAAGCAACCACAGACTTGCATTGATTAGCGGTAATACCATTATTCGCAATTATGAGGTCGGGTTAGGGGGAGGGCGAACACCAGAAGGCAGTTTTGTCATTACGGACAAAGTCGTGAATCCAAATGGTCGCTCTGATGGAGAATTTGGGACAAGAGGCATGCAGCTGTCGGATACGAATTATGCCATCCATGGGACCAACGAGCCTGACAGTATTGGGCTGGATGAGTCCCTTGGATGTGTGAGAATGAGTACTGGGGATGTGGAGGAACTGTTTGCACTCGCACCTCAGGGCACCCCTGTACGCATTGGAACGAATCTGCTGCCAGAGACCATCCTTGTACCGGAAGCGAAGGATCGCTATCAGCATACGCTTGTTCCCAAACAAAACAATCCAAACAAGACATATCATTGGCTGAACTAA
- a CDS encoding quinone-dependent dihydroorotate dehydrogenase, with product MLYRSLAKPLLFKMDPEQAHHLIIGGLSGMGSIRPVPSGLRVMYGVRETEDLAVDMFGCHFPTPVGLAAGLDKNGQAVTGFSSIGFGFMEVGTVTPLAQPGNDQPRLFRLPPDEALVNRMGFNNLGAEAMAGELARLKERRIPVAVNIGKNKATPNEEAHLDYEKCIRALYDYADLFVVNISSPNTPDLRNLQHGNELKELLAAVMSEMEAQRTKAGGSVKSVLVKIAPDVNDQELEYMVSTIADSGVAGIIATNTTVNRDGLSHQHAKETGGLSGKPLRDRSTEVIRRIYRQTEGKLPIIGSGGIFTSEDAYEKIKAGASLVEIYTALIYEGPEVNRRIHAGLRELLRKDGYRHISEAVGAEHR from the coding sequence TTGTTATATAGAAGTCTTGCTAAACCCTTGTTGTTCAAAATGGACCCTGAACAGGCCCATCATCTAATTATTGGCGGCCTTAGCGGCATGGGCAGTATTCGTCCGGTGCCTTCCGGCTTGCGGGTGATGTATGGCGTGCGTGAAACGGAAGATCTGGCTGTCGACATGTTCGGCTGTCATTTCCCTACCCCAGTGGGCCTTGCAGCAGGCCTGGACAAAAACGGACAGGCCGTAACGGGTTTCTCATCCATTGGATTCGGGTTCATGGAAGTCGGCACCGTAACACCGCTGGCGCAGCCAGGCAATGATCAGCCGCGTCTGTTCCGTCTGCCTCCAGATGAAGCTTTGGTGAACCGGATGGGGTTCAACAACCTTGGAGCGGAAGCCATGGCAGGTGAATTGGCACGTCTGAAGGAACGTCGTATTCCCGTTGCAGTCAACATCGGCAAAAACAAGGCTACACCTAATGAAGAAGCACACCTGGATTATGAAAAATGTATTCGGGCGCTGTACGATTATGCAGATTTGTTCGTCGTGAATATCAGTTCACCAAATACACCGGATCTGCGTAACCTGCAACATGGGAATGAATTGAAGGAACTGCTTGCAGCAGTGATGAGTGAAATGGAAGCACAACGCACAAAAGCAGGCGGATCGGTCAAATCGGTTCTGGTCAAAATCGCACCGGATGTCAACGACCAGGAGCTTGAATATATGGTCAGCACGATTGCGGATAGCGGCGTTGCCGGCATCATTGCCACCAACACGACGGTTAATCGGGATGGTCTGTCCCATCAGCATGCCAAGGAAACCGGTGGACTTAGCGGTAAACCGCTTCGGGATCGTTCCACGGAGGTTATTCGGCGCATCTATCGTCAAACCGAAGGGAAGCTTCCGATTATCGGTTCCGGAGGTATTTTTACAAGCGAAGATGCATACGAAAAAATTAAAGCCGGTGCAAGTCTGGTGGAAATATACACAGCTCTGATTTATGAAGGACCTGAAGTGAATCGGCGTATCCATGCCGGATTGCGTGAGTTATTGCGCAAAGACGGCTATCGTCATATCTCTGAAGCTGTCGGTGCAGAGCACAGATAA
- a CDS encoding GTP pyrophosphokinase translates to MDGRDWGTFLLPYEQAVEELKVKFKTMRAELKKREEYAPIEFVTGRVKKISSILEKSRRLNVPLDQVETGIEDIAGIRIMCQFVDDIRRVAEYIRARKDLTVLIEKDYITNFKESGYRSFHMIIEYPVQTALGQKKVLAEIQIRTLAMNFWATIEHSLSYKYRESLPDDMRARLKKTAEAAFVLDNEMSAIRLQILEAQKEFEDDSNIVSKTLSIIHQLYFYHLVNEAIEAQKRFNDCWERHDMEALKDLLDDVKALLNSARKGENPDEQL, encoded by the coding sequence ATGGACGGTAGAGACTGGGGTACATTTTTACTTCCTTATGAACAAGCGGTAGAGGAATTGAAAGTCAAATTCAAGACAATGCGAGCGGAACTGAAGAAACGGGAAGAATACGCCCCGATTGAATTCGTTACCGGTCGTGTCAAAAAAATATCCAGCATTCTGGAGAAATCCAGACGTCTGAATGTGCCACTAGATCAGGTAGAGACGGGAATTGAGGATATTGCGGGAATTCGTATTATGTGTCAATTCGTGGATGATATTCGAAGAGTGGCGGAGTACATCCGCGCACGTAAGGATTTAACGGTATTGATTGAGAAAGATTATATTACGAACTTCAAAGAGAGCGGTTATCGAAGCTTCCATATGATTATTGAATATCCTGTTCAGACGGCTCTGGGACAGAAGAAAGTGCTGGCCGAGATTCAGATCCGGACGCTGGCCATGAACTTCTGGGCTACGATTGAGCACTCGCTGAGCTATAAATATCGTGAAAGTCTGCCGGATGATATGCGGGCAAGGCTGAAGAAAACGGCAGAAGCCGCTTTTGTATTGGATAATGAAATGTCAGCTATCCGGCTGCAGATCCTCGAAGCACAGAAGGAGTTTGAAGATGATTCAAACATCGTCTCCAAGACACTGTCCATCATACATCAGTTGTATTTCTACCATCTCGTCAATGAGGCCATTGAGGCTCAGAAGCGCTTTAACGACTGTTGGGAGCGTCATGACATGGAAGCACTTAAAGATTTGTTGGATGATGTGAAGGCTCTTCTGAATTCGGCTAGGAAGGGTGAAAATCCCGATGAGCAGCTATGA
- a CDS encoding DUF309 domain-containing protein: protein MSSYEPLYIDYLIYFNRDQDYFECHEVLEELWLEQDRDPFYKGMLQIAVGLYHFRNKNLRGGRMMLQSSVELLEHYPARTKGIELGELVEEVKELASGLAGPESQHFPYRDLTIRIWDETLTSAFQERSRELKPNIPQRRSPTRGRIYEEKMKAMQQANNFGENQN, encoded by the coding sequence ATGAGCAGCTATGAGCCGCTGTATATTGATTATTTGATCTATTTTAACCGTGATCAGGACTACTTCGAATGCCATGAGGTATTGGAAGAGTTATGGCTGGAACAGGATCGGGACCCTTTCTATAAAGGCATGCTGCAGATTGCAGTTGGCTTATATCATTTCAGAAACAAAAACCTTCGTGGAGGCCGGATGATGTTGCAGAGTTCGGTCGAACTGCTGGAGCATTATCCTGCTCGTACAAAAGGGATTGAACTCGGAGAATTGGTCGAGGAAGTGAAGGAACTGGCCAGCGGACTAGCAGGTCCTGAATCGCAGCATTTTCCATACAGGGATCTGACCATACGGATCTGGGATGAGACACTGACTAGTGCATTTCAAGAACGATCTAGGGAACTGAAACCCAACATTCCACAGCGTCGCAGCCCGACACGGGGACGCATCTATGAAGAGAAAATGAAAGCCATGCAGCAGGCGAACAATTTCGGCGAAAATCAGAATTAG
- a CDS encoding thioredoxin family protein — MKSKKKKSASILIFLGIFVVLIAALVVVNQQSKKQMDAVENAYGIAASKLNPATRELLDDPNYQQIILPDDLKSKIDNKESFFVYFFASDCSHCRATTPQLMPLVDEVGIELPQFNLREFDSGWTDYNIEFTPTLVYYQDGVEKDRMVGGLQENGSENGYTLDDYRQFFDKYKGSSAASAS; from the coding sequence ATGAAATCGAAGAAAAAGAAAAGTGCCTCAATCCTGATTTTCCTGGGTATATTCGTGGTCCTAATCGCAGCGCTTGTCGTCGTAAACCAACAATCCAAGAAACAAATGGACGCTGTGGAGAATGCTTATGGTATTGCAGCTTCCAAGCTTAATCCAGCTACACGCGAATTGCTCGATGACCCTAACTATCAACAGATTATTCTGCCGGATGATCTTAAATCCAAAATTGACAATAAGGAAAGCTTTTTCGTTTATTTCTTTGCCTCCGACTGCTCCCATTGCCGGGCCACGACACCACAGTTGATGCCGCTTGTAGACGAAGTAGGTATTGAGCTGCCACAATTCAATCTGCGTGAGTTCGATTCAGGCTGGACAGATTATAATATCGAATTTACACCTACGCTGGTTTATTATCAAGATGGCGTAGAGAAGGATCGCATGGTTGGCGGACTTCAGGAGAACGGTAGTGAGAACGGTTATACGCTGGATGACTACAGACAATTTTTTGACAAGTACAAAGGCAGCTCTGCTGCTTCGGCAAGCTAA